Proteins from a single region of Mucilaginibacter daejeonensis:
- a CDS encoding NPCBM/NEW2 domain-containing protein has product MKDMLPDNLEHFKRLIKRSLTTLLLISGAMLSGSPSQAQTNTVWLDQLDLSAATQGYGVPKKNKTVDGRAFSIAGRTFERGFGSHAVSMLTVLTEGKARSFSALVGIDDEVKGQKPAAEFVINGDGKQLWSSGVMHLGDAAKPCQVSLEGIKKVELVVNDGGNGDYYDHVEWVDAKFETIGVSTLKTYDPVPSTPYVLTPKPSASPKLTGAKVFGVRPGSPFQHLVTATGSKPMTFTAINLPKELKLDSRTGLITGGALKAGNYTVTIKAKNAKGVAQRILRIKCGDRIALTPPMGWNSWNCFAHQVSADKVKRAAHAMVKSGLIDHGWTYINVDDFWENNRDSKDSSLRGKLRDEAGNIVPNSRFKDMKGLADAIHGMGLKIGLYSSPGPWTCGGCVGSYEHEQQDAEAYARWGFDYLKYDWCSYGNVIDGMPENDPYKVSSLSYRGGDRLNTAIKPFKLMGDLLRKQPRDIVFSVCQYGMSDVWKWGDSVNGNCWRTTNDITDTWTSVKNIALAQDRSAPYAKPGNWNDPDMLVVGQVGWGNTHPSKLKPDEQYLHISLWSLFAAPLLIGCDMEKLDAFTLNLLTNDEVIDIDQDPLGKQATCVQTIGDLRIYVKQLEDGSKAVGFCNFGLEQVDMTYHDLAKLGMKGRLKVRDLWRQKDIGNVDVRSGNLKLKVPAHGVLLYKFLPKV; this is encoded by the coding sequence ATGAAAGATATGCTACCTGACAACCTCGAACACTTCAAACGTTTAATTAAGCGATCGCTGACCACCTTGCTATTAATAAGCGGTGCAATGTTGAGCGGTTCGCCGTCGCAAGCACAAACCAATACCGTTTGGCTGGATCAGCTTGACCTGAGCGCGGCCACTCAGGGCTACGGCGTACCCAAAAAGAACAAGACAGTAGACGGCCGAGCTTTCAGCATTGCCGGCCGCACCTTTGAGCGCGGCTTTGGCAGCCATGCCGTAAGTATGCTTACCGTTCTTACAGAAGGTAAGGCAAGGTCGTTCTCTGCATTGGTTGGCATTGATGATGAGGTGAAAGGACAAAAACCTGCTGCCGAATTCGTGATCAATGGCGATGGCAAGCAATTATGGTCGAGCGGTGTCATGCACCTTGGCGATGCCGCTAAACCCTGCCAGGTATCATTGGAAGGTATTAAAAAGGTGGAGCTGGTCGTGAACGATGGCGGCAACGGCGATTATTATGATCACGTGGAATGGGTAGATGCCAAATTTGAAACGATAGGGGTTTCTACTTTAAAGACCTATGATCCGGTGCCCAGTACACCTTATGTACTTACTCCGAAACCGTCGGCTTCCCCTAAACTAACAGGTGCGAAAGTTTTCGGGGTGCGACCGGGGTCGCCGTTCCAGCACCTGGTCACTGCAACCGGAAGTAAACCTATGACCTTCACTGCCATCAACCTGCCTAAGGAACTCAAACTTGATAGCAGGACCGGACTGATCACCGGCGGTGCGTTAAAAGCTGGCAACTATACCGTGACCATCAAAGCAAAAAATGCCAAAGGGGTAGCTCAACGTATCCTGCGCATCAAGTGCGGCGACCGCATAGCCCTTACGCCGCCTATGGGATGGAATAGCTGGAACTGCTTTGCGCACCAGGTATCGGCCGATAAGGTGAAACGTGCAGCCCACGCCATGGTGAAAAGTGGCCTGATCGATCACGGTTGGACCTATATCAATGTGGACGATTTTTGGGAGAACAACCGCGATTCCAAAGACTCCTCTTTGCGCGGAAAACTGCGCGATGAAGCAGGCAACATCGTTCCAAACTCGCGTTTTAAGGATATGAAGGGTTTGGCTGATGCCATTCATGGTATGGGGCTTAAGATAGGCTTGTACTCGAGCCCCGGCCCGTGGACCTGCGGTGGCTGCGTAGGCAGCTATGAGCATGAGCAGCAGGATGCTGAAGCATATGCCCGATGGGGATTTGACTATTTAAAATACGATTGGTGCAGCTATGGTAACGTGATCGATGGCATGCCGGAGAATGACCCTTATAAAGTGAGCTCATTATCGTATCGTGGTGGAGACAGGTTGAACACAGCCATTAAGCCCTTTAAACTGATGGGCGACCTGTTGCGTAAGCAACCGCGGGATATCGTATTTAGCGTATGCCAGTACGGTATGTCGGATGTGTGGAAGTGGGGCGACTCAGTGAACGGCAATTGCTGGCGAACCACTAATGATATCACCGACACCTGGACCAGCGTCAAGAACATCGCCCTTGCCCAGGACCGCTCGGCCCCGTACGCTAAGCCTGGCAATTGGAACGACCCTGATATGCTGGTGGTAGGTCAGGTGGGCTGGGGGAACACACACCCGAGCAAGCTCAAGCCTGATGAGCAATATCTGCATATCAGCTTATGGAGCCTTTTCGCGGCACCGCTGCTGATCGGTTGCGATATGGAGAAGCTGGATGCTTTTACCCTGAATTTGTTGACCAATGATGAGGTGATCGATATTGATCAGGACCCTTTGGGTAAGCAGGCCACCTGCGTGCAAACCATTGGTGACCTGCGTATTTATGTAAAGCAACTGGAGGATGGCAGTAAAGCGGTAGGATTTTGTAACTTCGGCCTGGAGCAGGTGGATATGACCTACCACGACCTGGCTAAACTGGGTATGAAAGGAAGGTTGAAAGTGAGAGACCTTTGGCGCCAAAAGGATATTGGCAATGTTGACGTCCGGTCAGGTAACTTGAAGCTCAAGGTAC
- a CDS encoding efflux RND transporter periplasmic adaptor subunit: MKIYIKLCFLLVLFAACGEHKQKEEETEQPPQDTTLVKLTAAQIRNAGIEVGHPDSAKLSGVLKLQGTIDVPPQSTVSVSFPLGGYLKRTELLPGVHVRKGEVLGVLEDMQFIQIQQDYLSAKERSAFAETEYRRQQELNASKATSDKVFQLAKADMETQRILMRSLAQKLELIGIDPKRLNPSNISKSISIRSPIDGFVSKVNVNIGKYTSPTDVLFELVNPKDIHLSLNVFEKDVNQLAIGQKVMTYNTDHPEKKYEAEIILISKNLDEDRMANVHCHFEQFDRSLLPGMFMNAEVEVSDRSALTAPEAAIVRWQNKFYVFKAQSGDTYRMMPVKTGDERNGRQQIDGAGIGVGTRIVTKNAYALLMKMKNNAEEE, encoded by the coding sequence ATGAAAATATATATAAAACTTTGTTTTTTGTTGGTTTTGTTCGCTGCCTGTGGCGAGCACAAGCAGAAGGAAGAAGAGACCGAACAACCACCACAAGACACCACTTTGGTAAAGCTCACCGCCGCCCAGATCAGGAACGCCGGGATCGAGGTTGGCCATCCTGACAGTGCCAAATTGAGCGGTGTGTTAAAGTTGCAAGGCACCATCGATGTACCGCCACAAAGTACCGTGAGTGTAAGCTTTCCATTAGGTGGGTACCTGAAGCGAACTGAACTGCTGCCCGGCGTGCATGTACGCAAAGGCGAGGTGTTAGGTGTGCTGGAAGATATGCAGTTCATCCAGATACAGCAGGACTATCTATCGGCAAAGGAACGCTCAGCTTTTGCCGAGACCGAGTACAGGCGCCAGCAGGAACTGAACGCCAGCAAGGCCACCAGCGACAAGGTGTTCCAACTGGCCAAGGCCGATATGGAAACGCAGCGTATTCTCATGCGGTCGTTAGCGCAAAAGCTGGAGCTGATTGGCATCGACCCCAAAAGGTTGAACCCGTCCAACATCAGCAAAAGTATCAGTATCAGGTCGCCTATCGATGGCTTTGTGTCCAAAGTGAACGTCAACATCGGTAAATATACATCGCCTACTGATGTGCTTTTTGAATTGGTGAACCCTAAAGATATTCACTTGTCTCTTAACGTGTTCGAGAAGGATGTGAACCAGTTGGCTATAGGTCAGAAGGTGATGACCTACAATACCGACCACCCGGAGAAGAAGTATGAGGCCGAAATCATTTTGATCAGTAAGAATTTGGACGAGGACCGCATGGCCAACGTACATTGCCATTTCGAGCAGTTCGACCGGTCATTGCTGCCAGGCATGTTCATGAACGCCGAGGTGGAGGTGTCTGACCGTTCGGCCCTTACGGCGCCAGAAGCGGCCATTGTAAGATGGCAAAACAAGTTCTACGTTTTCAAGGCTCAAAGCGGTGATACCTATCGCATGATGCCTGTCAAGACCGGCGATGAGCGCAATGGCCGTCAGCAGATCGATGGGGCGGGTATCGGCGTTGGTACCCGGATAGTGACCAAGAACGCTTATGCGCTGTTAATGAAAATGAAGAATAACGCTGAGGAAGAATAG
- a CDS encoding CusA/CzcA family heavy metal efflux RND transporter, which yields MLNKIIRFSVENKLVIGLFMLLWVVYGIYEVSRLPIDAVPDITNNQVQIITTAPSLGAQDVERLITFPIEQAISNIPGIKESRSMSRFGLSLITVVVDDDADIYWARQQVTERLSQVEIDGNANKPELAPVTTGLGEIYQYVLRPKAGYESRYTLADLRTIQDWIVRRQLLGTKGVAEVSTFGGELKQYEVAVDPARLKSVNLTITDVFNALHNNNENTGGAYIEKGPTVLYIRSEGLTGSMADIENIVVKNTADGTPLLIKHIAEVKPGSAIRYGALNYGKTGEVAGAIVMMLKGENSSEVIKNVKQRIAEIQKTLPEGLLIEPFLDRTKMVNNAIGTVEHNLMEGALIVIFVLVIFLGNLRAGLIVASVIPLAMLFAIIMMNIFSVSGNLMSLGALDFGLIVDGAVIIVEAILHHLHFSKKYQHKNELTGEELNEEVAGSASRMMNAAVFGQIIILIVYLPILSLSGIEGKMFKPMAQTVAFAILGAFILSLTYVPMISSVFISKKISHQPNLSDRVMDKIENAYQRALAKAMNMRKTLVGIAFGLFAIALIIFTRMGGEFIPQLEEGDFAVETRLLVGTNLSTTVETIQKISALLQSKFPEVEKVVSRIGSSEIPTDPMPIEGGDMIVVMKPKSEWTSANTFPEIASKMSAAVQDAFPGVTQSYQYPVQMRFNELMTGAKQDVVCKIFGEDLDALARYAEQIGNISKTVDGAADLYVEKVTGMPQVVIKYDRAEIAKYGLNIADVNRTINAAFAGAAAGKVYEGEKRFDLVVRVGAEGRRSPNDVKDLLISTPNGNQIPLYQVASVEEVEGPNQIQRENARRRITVGFNVRGRDVQSIVEELQQKIAAKVKLAPGYTITYGGAFENLTQAKKRLSIAVPVALLLIFVMLYFAFSSVKEAALIFTAIPLSAIGGVYALALRGMPFSISAGVGFIALFGVAVLNGIVLISEFNRIKMEGRVVDSLQLVKEGTRNRLRPVLMTAAVASLGFLPMAISNGAGAEVQRPLATVVIGGLITATFLTLFVLPALYLLFEGKHKIRPNAAVILIVLSLMIGGNASAQQAPVRVPLSKALEVASSNNLQLQGAKLSEQAEQVRTRTGYDLPKTQLSADYGQINSILNDTRIGITQSINFPSVYINQKRVLKESYLAAQAQTQLTRQEIRAEVRRLFYELVWLNEKQKLLRYADSIYTLFEKKTNLRFKVGEANILEKTTAQTHHQQITNQLAMAGADEEIMLKQFNVILNDTVTYVPAKDSVRLNGDPFLTAADVSVDELPQVRSSAHQAEAVKWRWRTERSRLLPDLLLGVNDQSISGSQIVQGQETYFGAGKRFHYVNVGVGIPLFWGAQSARAAAVKIEWQQAQKRTEYVAQQLRTELQNARQQVAKYAASLHYYEQQGLSQADLIISTASKQFTGGEIDYLQWVILVDRAVGLRSEYLDILRSYNEAVIQAQKLNDL from the coding sequence ATGCTAAATAAAATCATCCGATTTTCTGTAGAAAATAAGTTGGTGATCGGTCTCTTTATGTTACTGTGGGTCGTCTACGGTATATACGAAGTGAGCCGGTTACCCATTGATGCCGTACCTGACATCACTAACAATCAGGTACAGATCATTACCACAGCTCCGTCACTTGGTGCCCAGGATGTGGAACGTTTGATCACATTCCCTATCGAACAGGCGATCAGCAATATACCAGGCATCAAAGAGAGCCGCAGCATGTCGCGCTTTGGCCTTTCGCTCATTACTGTTGTGGTCGATGATGATGCCGATATATATTGGGCTCGCCAGCAGGTCACCGAAAGGCTGTCGCAGGTGGAGATAGACGGTAATGCCAACAAACCCGAACTGGCCCCGGTTACCACCGGCCTTGGTGAGATATACCAATACGTGCTTCGCCCCAAAGCAGGCTATGAAAGCCGCTACACCTTGGCTGACCTGCGCACCATTCAAGACTGGATCGTGCGCCGTCAGTTGCTTGGCACCAAGGGCGTGGCCGAGGTATCAACCTTTGGTGGCGAACTGAAACAATATGAGGTAGCGGTTGACCCGGCCCGTTTGAAGTCGGTGAATCTTACTATTACTGACGTTTTTAATGCCTTGCATAACAACAATGAGAATACCGGTGGGGCCTACATAGAGAAAGGACCAACAGTATTGTACATCCGCAGTGAAGGTTTAACTGGTAGCATGGCCGATATCGAGAACATTGTGGTAAAAAATACCGCTGATGGCACACCGCTGTTGATCAAGCACATCGCCGAGGTCAAGCCTGGTTCGGCTATTCGTTACGGTGCTCTTAATTACGGAAAAACGGGCGAGGTAGCTGGTGCGATCGTGATGATGCTGAAAGGTGAGAATTCATCTGAAGTGATCAAGAATGTGAAACAACGCATAGCCGAGATACAAAAGACCCTCCCCGAAGGGCTGCTTATTGAACCATTTTTGGATCGTACCAAAATGGTGAACAATGCCATAGGCACGGTGGAGCATAACCTGATGGAGGGCGCGCTGATCGTGATCTTTGTACTGGTGATCTTTTTGGGTAACCTGCGAGCGGGGCTTATCGTTGCCTCGGTGATCCCGCTGGCCATGCTGTTCGCTATCATCATGATGAACATCTTTAGTGTGAGCGGCAACCTGATGAGCTTAGGCGCACTGGATTTTGGTTTGATCGTTGATGGCGCCGTGATCATTGTGGAAGCCATATTGCACCATTTACACTTCTCCAAAAAATATCAACACAAGAACGAGCTTACCGGCGAGGAACTGAACGAGGAAGTAGCTGGTTCGGCGTCGCGCATGATGAACGCAGCCGTTTTCGGGCAGATCATTATCCTGATCGTTTACCTGCCGATCCTGTCGTTATCAGGTATTGAGGGTAAGATGTTCAAGCCCATGGCGCAAACCGTGGCATTCGCCATCCTGGGCGCTTTCATCCTTTCTCTTACCTACGTCCCAATGATCAGTTCGGTGTTCATCAGCAAAAAGATCAGCCATCAGCCCAACTTGTCTGACCGGGTAATGGACAAGATCGAGAACGCCTATCAGCGAGCTTTGGCCAAAGCCATGAATATGCGAAAAACGTTGGTCGGCATAGCGTTTGGCCTGTTTGCGATAGCACTCATTATATTTACCCGCATGGGCGGCGAGTTCATCCCTCAGTTAGAGGAAGGTGACTTTGCGGTAGAGACCCGGTTGCTGGTAGGCACAAACCTGAGTACTACGGTTGAAACCATACAAAAGATATCGGCATTGCTGCAAAGCAAGTTCCCGGAGGTGGAAAAGGTGGTGTCACGAATCGGTAGCTCCGAGATCCCGACCGATCCCATGCCTATCGAAGGCGGCGACATGATCGTGGTCATGAAACCTAAAAGCGAATGGACAAGCGCCAACACCTTTCCCGAGATAGCCTCAAAGATGTCCGCAGCCGTGCAGGACGCCTTTCCCGGCGTTACTCAAAGTTACCAGTATCCGGTACAGATGCGCTTTAACGAGTTGATGACCGGCGCCAAGCAAGATGTTGTTTGTAAGATATTTGGCGAGGACCTGGACGCCTTGGCGCGATATGCCGAACAGATAGGCAACATAAGCAAGACGGTGGATGGCGCTGCCGACCTTTACGTAGAAAAGGTGACCGGTATGCCCCAGGTGGTGATCAAATATGACCGCGCCGAGATAGCCAAGTACGGCCTCAATATAGCCGACGTGAACCGTACCATCAATGCGGCTTTTGCGGGCGCTGCGGCCGGCAAGGTATATGAAGGCGAAAAACGATTCGACCTGGTGGTCAGAGTAGGTGCCGAAGGCCGCCGTAGCCCGAACGATGTAAAGGACCTGCTGATATCGACCCCTAATGGTAACCAGATCCCTTTATATCAGGTGGCATCGGTAGAGGAGGTGGAAGGCCCTAACCAGATCCAGCGCGAGAACGCCCGCCGCCGTATAACCGTTGGTTTCAACGTGCGTGGCCGCGATGTACAATCCATCGTGGAAGAACTGCAGCAAAAGATCGCCGCCAAAGTGAAGCTGGCCCCGGGCTACACGATCACTTATGGCGGGGCTTTCGAGAACCTGACCCAGGCCAAAAAACGGTTAAGCATAGCCGTGCCGGTGGCGCTATTGCTCATATTTGTGATGCTTTATTTTGCGTTCTCATCTGTTAAGGAGGCTGCATTGATCTTCACCGCTATACCGTTATCGGCCATTGGAGGCGTTTACGCGCTGGCATTGCGAGGGATGCCGTTCAGTATATCTGCGGGTGTAGGCTTCATTGCCTTGTTCGGGGTGGCGGTGCTTAATGGTATCGTGCTTATATCGGAATTTAACCGCATCAAGATGGAAGGCCGGGTGGTAGATTCGTTGCAATTGGTGAAAGAAGGCACACGCAATCGCCTGCGCCCGGTGTTAATGACCGCCGCTGTGGCTTCGTTGGGTTTTTTACCTATGGCGATAAGCAATGGTGCCGGAGCCGAAGTGCAACGGCCGCTGGCCACCGTAGTGATCGGCGGACTGATCACAGCTACCTTCCTGACCTTGTTCGTATTGCCGGCCTTGTACTTGCTGTTTGAAGGTAAACACAAGATCAGACCTAACGCGGCTGTGATACTGATAGTGTTAAGCTTAATGATCGGTGGCAACGCCTCTGCACAGCAGGCCCCGGTGCGTGTACCTTTAAGCAAAGCGTTGGAAGTTGCCAGCAGCAACAACCTTCAACTGCAAGGCGCCAAGCTGAGCGAACAAGCCGAACAGGTACGCACACGGACAGGTTACGACCTGCCCAAGACCCAACTAAGTGCCGATTACGGTCAGATCAACAGCATATTGAACGATACACGGATCGGTATCACGCAGAGTATCAATTTCCCATCAGTGTACATCAATCAAAAGCGTGTGCTAAAGGAAAGCTATCTTGCTGCCCAGGCGCAAACGCAGCTGACCCGCCAGGAAATCAGGGCCGAAGTAAGGCGCTTATTTTACGAACTGGTGTGGTTGAACGAGAAGCAAAAGCTGTTGCGTTATGCTGATAGCATTTACACGCTATTCGAGAAGAAGACCAACCTGCGTTTTAAGGTGGGAGAGGCCAATATTTTAGAGAAGACCACCGCGCAGACGCATCACCAGCAGATCACCAATCAACTGGCCATGGCCGGTGCCGATGAAGAGATCATGCTCAAGCAATTCAATGTGATCCTAAACGATACGGTGACATACGTACCCGCCAAAGACTCGGTCCGCTTGAATGGTGACCCGTTCCTGACCGCTGCGGATGTTTCGGTTGATGAGCTGCCGCAGGTACGTTCATCCGCCCACCAGGCCGAGGCCGTCAAATGGCGCTGGCGTACCGAAAGGTCGCGCCTATTACCTGATCTGTTGCTGGGCGTGAACGACCAGAGCATCTCCGGTTCGCAGATCGTGCAGGGGCAGGAGACCTATTTTGGTGCCGGTAAACGGTTCCATTATGTTAACGTAGGGGTAGGCATACCGCTGTTTTGGGGTGCCCAATCGGCCAGGGCGGCGGCTGTTAAGATCGAATGGCAGCAGGCGCAAAAACGTACCGAATACGTTGCCCAGCAACTGCGTACCGAACTGCAGAACGCCCGCCAGCAGGTGGCCAAATATGCGGCCAGTTTGCATTATTACGAGCAGCAGGGCTTAAGCCAGGCTGATCTGATCATCAGTACGGCCAGTAAACAATTCACCGGGGGCGAGATCGATTACCTGCAATGGGTCATCCTGGTCGACCGCGCGGTGGGCTTAAGAAGCGAATACCTCGACATTCTCCGCAGCTATAATGAAGCGGTTATACAAGCACAAAAACTTAATGATCTTTGA
- a CDS encoding paraquat-inducible protein A, which produces MRPTILNIILIIGLSILLCAEAYFGYHVYHSSIEQEHINEDYSLSNNVTFGLFSIDQWRDRIAAVVDRKISDFHLTRQQKRDIQKAVEKQLHAVVASTVAEVNKPQKSLGGKLKKLAFNIIVDSADVQAQVKPFAQTIVARISSPTTQKRLKGIAASKIDQLEQQTYDSTSVANYKVTKYVYQKYHVSDPITFNQRIKERLKSVHQETVMSAYKMVGCVVLALILWWIMRKRVQLQTVLFIMSLLFAAVMLAVGLTASVIEVDARISSFHFTLLGDKVEFINQVLFYQSKSIWQIITTLIGQQKPDAITIGILILLFVIILPLIRLLAIGIHVLGRDSIAERSAVRYLAFESGKWDMADVMIVGLLMTFIGLNGILKSQLSGLNMNTGTLHVETVNNSSLQPGYYIFVGYVVFSVLLSYILRKLDAKQDKDKAAATERSAPDADPAVQG; this is translated from the coding sequence ATGAGACCAACTATTTTAAATATCATTCTCATCATAGGCCTGAGCATTTTGTTGTGTGCCGAAGCTTATTTTGGATATCATGTGTATCACTCCTCCATTGAGCAGGAGCATATCAACGAGGACTATAGCCTTTCCAACAACGTAACGTTCGGCCTCTTCTCGATCGATCAATGGCGCGATCGTATAGCCGCGGTGGTCGACCGTAAGATCAGTGACTTTCATCTGACCCGTCAGCAAAAACGCGATATACAAAAGGCGGTAGAGAAACAACTGCATGCCGTGGTGGCCAGTACCGTTGCGGAGGTAAACAAACCGCAAAAGTCGTTAGGTGGCAAGCTCAAAAAGCTGGCTTTCAACATCATTGTCGATTCGGCCGATGTACAGGCACAGGTAAAGCCCTTTGCCCAAACCATTGTGGCCCGCATCAGCAGCCCTACCACTCAAAAACGATTGAAAGGCATAGCTGCCAGCAAGATCGATCAACTTGAGCAGCAAACTTACGATAGCACCAGCGTGGCCAATTACAAAGTGACCAAGTACGTGTATCAAAAATATCATGTGTCAGACCCGATAACCTTTAATCAGCGCATCAAAGAGCGCTTAAAGAGCGTACACCAGGAAACCGTGATGAGCGCTTACAAAATGGTGGGCTGCGTGGTATTGGCGTTGATACTGTGGTGGATCATGCGTAAAAGAGTACAGCTACAAACGGTGCTATTCATTATGTCGTTACTGTTCGCGGCGGTGATGCTGGCCGTAGGGCTAACCGCATCGGTGATCGAGGTGGACGCCCGCATCAGCTCATTCCACTTTACGTTGCTGGGAGATAAGGTGGAATTTATAAACCAGGTACTGTTCTATCAGAGCAAGAGCATATGGCAGATCATTACCACACTGATCGGTCAGCAAAAGCCCGATGCGATCACTATTGGCATACTGATCCTATTGTTCGTGATCATTTTACCGCTGATCAGGCTGCTGGCCATTGGCATCCACGTGCTGGGAAGAGACAGTATAGCCGAAAGGTCCGCCGTAAGATACCTGGCCTTTGAGTCAGGTAAATGGGACATGGCCGATGTGATGATCGTAGGCCTGCTGATGACCTTTATAGGCTTGAACGGGATCCTGAAAAGCCAGCTTTCCGGCTTGAATATGAACACCGGCACCTTGCATGTGGAAACGGTCAACAACTCGTCCTTACAGCCGGGCTATTACATATTTGTGGGATACGTCGTATTCTCCGTACTGCTTTCTTACATCCTGCGTAAGCTTGATGCCAAACAAGATAAAGACAAAGCGGCCGCAACCGAACGATCAGCACCAGATGCTGATCCGGCGGTGCAAGGTTGA
- a CDS encoding paraquat-inducible protein A, with the protein MPQKWLLILFLSLLLSAEAYFGYRLHVLSAQQEQIKADHSDINNITLGLFSVDQWEDKIAGIVNHQVRQFKLTPQQKQQLLKEIEKIIYALIDKAEAIVNKPQKSLGAKLKKLAVKTFVKTDKIRAQVPSFARTILKKVDDPRQKSRLSSMAMDKFDDVQHSKTMDSTLKANHKQMEAMFNKYHVSSHKELNKKLSDSLASIRTKTYSYCFGMLGCVAAVLMVWWICRKRTDLHVILFIMSLLFAFILLAVGLTASMIEVDARIATLDFTLLGEHVLFSDQVLFYQSKSILDVVKVLISQSAIDSVAVGVLILCFSILFPIMKLTSTGIHLLGRKKLAENKVIKYFAFQSGKWSMADVIVIAVLMTFIGLNGLLDKQLALLNINSADLTVLTTNNTALQPGFIVFISFVLYGLILSTILKFITPHDAH; encoded by the coding sequence ATGCCTCAAAAGTGGCTTTTGATATTATTTTTATCGCTGTTGCTAAGTGCCGAAGCGTACTTTGGTTACCGCCTGCATGTACTTTCGGCTCAACAAGAACAGATCAAGGCCGATCATTCCGACATCAATAACATCACGCTCGGTCTCTTCTCGGTAGACCAATGGGAAGACAAGATAGCCGGGATCGTTAACCATCAGGTACGTCAGTTCAAATTGACGCCTCAGCAAAAACAACAATTGCTGAAGGAGATCGAGAAGATCATTTATGCGCTGATCGATAAGGCTGAGGCCATCGTTAACAAACCGCAAAAAAGCTTAGGTGCCAAGTTGAAGAAGCTGGCCGTTAAGACCTTTGTAAAAACGGACAAGATACGGGCTCAAGTACCATCATTTGCACGCACCATATTAAAAAAAGTGGACGACCCGAGACAAAAGTCGCGTTTGAGCAGTATGGCTATGGACAAATTCGATGATGTGCAGCACAGTAAGACCATGGACAGCACACTCAAAGCCAACCATAAACAAATGGAGGCCATGTTCAACAAGTACCATGTTTCGTCGCACAAGGAGCTGAACAAAAAATTATCTGACTCGTTAGCATCCATCCGCACCAAAACCTATAGCTACTGTTTTGGCATGCTGGGTTGCGTAGCAGCGGTGCTGATGGTGTGGTGGATATGCCGCAAACGCACCGACCTGCATGTGATCCTATTCATCATGTCGTTATTGTTCGCCTTTATATTATTGGCTGTTGGTCTTACCGCTTCCATGATCGAGGTAGATGCCCGCATAGCCACGCTCGATTTTACCCTATTGGGCGAACATGTGCTGTTCAGCGACCAGGTATTATTCTACCAAAGTAAAAGTATATTGGATGTGGTGAAAGTGCTGATCAGCCAATCGGCCATCGATTCTGTAGCGGTGGGTGTCCTGATCCTTTGCTTCAGCATTCTGTTCCCGATCATGAAGCTGACGTCGACCGGTATACACCTGTTAGGCAGAAAGAAACTGGCCGAGAACAAGGTGATCAAGTACTTTGCCTTTCAGTCGGGCAAGTGGAGTATGGCCGATGTGATCGTGATCGCGGTGCTGATGACCTTTATAGGACTGAACGGCCTGTTAGACAAGCAACTGGCCTTGCTCAATATCAACAGCGCCGACCTCACCGTACTCACTACCAACAATACGGCCTTGCAACCCGGCTTTATCGTGTTCATCAGCTTTGTATTATATGGACTGATCTTGTCTACCATCCTTAAATTCATCACCCCACACGACGCCCACTAA